The following coding sequences lie in one Mesorhizobium sp. DCY119 genomic window:
- a CDS encoding YkvA family protein, with the protein MAKAGNFDTNGLRGDEKRVRDKFWHTAKRAARHVPFMEDVIAAYYCALDSKTPLRAKGILLGALAYFVLPTDAIPDIIFGLGFTDDIAVLSAAIAAVRAHITPAHRLAAKEALEELD; encoded by the coding sequence ATGGCCAAGGCGGGAAATTTCGACACCAACGGTTTGCGCGGCGATGAGAAGCGCGTCCGCGACAAATTCTGGCACACCGCCAAGCGCGCGGCGCGTCATGTCCCCTTCATGGAGGACGTGATAGCTGCCTATTACTGCGCGCTCGACAGCAAGACGCCGCTGCGCGCCAAGGGCATATTGCTCGGCGCTCTCGCCTATTTCGTGCTGCCGACCGACGCCATTCCCGACATCATCTTCGGCCTCGGCTTCACCGACGATATCGCGGTTCTGTCGGCTGCGATTGCCGCCGTGCGTGCGCACATCACCCCGGCGCATCGCCTTGCCGCC